AGATTTGTTGACCGAGCATGCGCTGAAGCATGTGGAGTATTTGGCGAAGATGTCCGGCGCTAAGGTGCATTTCTTCCATGCGCTGCCGGATGCTTCGGCTTTTGTTACTGCCTATTCGTTCGGTCTCAAGGAGTTTGAGAATCAGGCGGAAGTGAAGGCGGTGGAGAAACTGAAGCAAATCATGTCAGAAATCGATCTGCCGTTGGATCGCCTCAATTACACCGTCAGCTTTGGCTCCGCGCGCGATCAAGCGCTGGAATTGGCGGAAGAGATCGACGCCGATCTGATCATCATCGGTTCGCGCCGCCCGAGCGTGAAAACCTATCTGCTGGGGTCTAATGCCGCCGCCATTGTGCGCCATGCCAATATTTCGGTGATGGTAGTCAGATAATCCTTCTCAAGCCCACCGTTCTCGGGCGCGTTCTGCGGTTTGCAGAGCGCGCCTGGCGTTTTATTGCCATCTCAGTCTGAGCTGCTACGATTTTAGCTGACGTTTTATGCCAACCGGGCCACCGGCCTTGCGCATATTCTTCATCTCAGCCAGAAGAGGGGCAGCTATGCCATTAGAAGTCGATGGGATCATAAGAGGCGATAGGGGCAGTGAACCGAACCGCTGGCAACATGCATCAACCAAACCGCATATCACGCTGACCTGGCATCACACCATTCCCTGGAACTGTTTACGTAATGTCTGGAATGGTCTGGTGGCGGGGCAGCATTGGAACGCGCTGGACGAGTTTATGGATCTGATCGGTGTGCCAAACCGCGCTGAGGTGCTTAAACAGATCAAGAATAAAAACCTGCAGGATCGTGATGGATTACATACCCTGGTGACCTGGCAAGGATGGAATATCGTCGAAGGGCCAGGCAACGAGTATCGCGCGCAGGGGGACGATCCCGGTGAAAATTTCGACGGTTGGTCGGGTAATGGCATGAGCACTAATCAGCGAGCGACGCAGCAGCAGGTCAACGTGCTGTATCGGGTGATGGAGCCGTTGGGAAACCGTGCGCTGGACGCCGCCAGACAGGCGCCGAACATTACTGCAGAAGAAGCGAGCGTCTTGCAACGGACGATTAAACAGACCCGCCCAACGTTGCGAGGAAAGGAACCGATCCGGTGGCAAGAGGACATGTGGCATCAGGTGCAGCCGGGTAAAGAGGCGAAACACTTCGCCCGCTGGGATATCAAACCGGTGTGGCGCAAGCGCTTGCACAGCGATCTGGCTCCGGCAGGATAAGTCTCTCCCCGCGCCGTGTTGCCGGCGCGGGGGCATCAATCCGGCGCTAATCGCACAGCGCCACTATTTCGTCGTATAACATCCTGGGGATCTCTACGCCGTCTTGCTCACTCTGGCGCCGCTGTCGATATCGGCGCTCGCCTGGGATGCGTGCGCCTTGCGCCTGCATATCGTCAAACATTGCCTCTGCGTTGGCGAAATATTTCTCCTGATCCGCACCGAGAAAACGCTCGGGATCCAACGCGATGATCAGCTCACCGCCGTAAGGCGACGAACCGGTGCCGTCGTCGTAGGCCAGCGACTCTTTGCTGGTCATATCGCCGATCAGCGGCCCAGCCAATAATTCAACCATCGCCGCCAGCGCCGAGCCCTTGTGTCCACCAAAGGTCAGCATAGCTCCCTCCAATACGCTGGCGGCATCGGTGGACGGATTGCCTGCCTTATCAATGCCCCAGCCTTCAGGTAGCGGGGTGCCTGCGCGGCGATGTAATTCGATTTCGCCGCGCGCCGCAGCGCTGGTGGCCATGTCGAACAAAAACGGTGGCCGATTCGGGCGCGGCCAGCCAAAGGCGAGGGGATTGGTGCCGAACAGCGGGCGTGAACCGCCGGCCGGCGTCACCCAGGCGTGGCTCGGCGTGCAGGCTAAGGCCACCAACCCCTGTTCGGTCAACGGCTCGATGTCGGCCCATAGCGCGGAGAAATGTACGCAGCGGTTGATCGCCAGCGCGGCGATGCCATTGGCGCGCACCTTATCGACAAAAGCCGGCAGAGCGGTGCGGTAGGCCAGCAGGGAAAACGCGCCGCCGGCGTCGGCGCGCAAGATGGCTGGTGCCGAGTCGATCAGCCTGGGCTTTGCATCGGCAGAGACTTTACCTGCCCGCAGCGATTGCACGCAGCCCAACAGCCGGTACAGCCCGTGCGAAGCGCAGCCGTCGCGTTCGCCCTGGGTGACATTTTGCGCCACCGCCTCGGCATGCGCCTGATTGAAACCGTTGCCGCGCAGCGTACGCAACGCCAGTTGATAAGCCTGTTCCAGTGACAAAGCGTGCATGGATGTCATTTCGATGTCCTCCCTGGGGTCATTCTTCTTCATCGCCGATAAAATTGGCCTGGGGTAAACAGGTATAGGCGCCCCAGTAGTAAACCGCCAGCGCAATCACCGCCATGGTGAGGGTGTCCCACGGGTGGGCAATAGCGCCGATGCCGCCGAAGCTGCTGAGGTAAGAGAGTGCGATCACCAGCGCATAGAAGACGATCAGCCACAGCGAGGACCAAACTTGCTGCCGAAGGCTAACGGCGTGGGTCGGCACCTGATTTTTGAACAGGATGTAGATGAAGAACATCAGGATCTGCAAACCGAGCAGCCAGGAGACGGTATCCCAGCCGGACCAGAAAACGATCAATGCCGAAATGATAAACGACAGCGGGCCGAGCACGAAGAAAGCGCGCACCCGGAACGGGCGCGGCATATTGGGCGCATTGCGCCGCAGCCCGGCGGCAGTGACCGGGGCGATGGCGTAACTCAGTACCAGCGCGGCGGACACCACGCCGATCAGTTTTTCCCACGACGGGAACGGCAGCGTCCAGAATACCGAAAGGGCGAAGGTCAGCCACAGCGCTGGGCGGGGAATACCGGACTCGCCATCCACCCGGGTGAACAGTTTGAAGAAGGTGCCGGCGCGCGCCCAGCCGTAGATTACGCGAGGCGTGGCGTTCATATAGATGTTGCCGGTGCCGCTCG
The sequence above is drawn from the Serratia sp. FDAARGOS_506 genome and encodes:
- a CDS encoding universal stress protein is translated as MYKTILVPIDIEEDLLTEHALKHVEYLAKMSGAKVHFFHALPDASAFVTAYSFGLKEFENQAEVKAVEKLKQIMSEIDLPLDRLNYTVSFGSARDQALELAEEIDADLIIIGSRRPSVKTYLLGSNAAAIVRHANISVMVVR
- a CDS encoding Ldh family oxidoreductase, whose protein sequence is MTSMHALSLEQAYQLALRTLRGNGFNQAHAEAVAQNVTQGERDGCASHGLYRLLGCVQSLRAGKVSADAKPRLIDSAPAILRADAGGAFSLLAYRTALPAFVDKVRANGIAALAINRCVHFSALWADIEPLTEQGLVALACTPSHAWVTPAGGSRPLFGTNPLAFGWPRPNRPPFLFDMATSAAARGEIELHRRAGTPLPEGWGIDKAGNPSTDAASVLEGAMLTFGGHKGSALAAMVELLAGPLIGDMTSKESLAYDDGTGSSPYGGELIIALDPERFLGADQEKYFANAEAMFDDMQAQGARIPGERRYRQRRQSEQDGVEIPRMLYDEIVALCD